In Pseudomonadota bacterium, one DNA window encodes the following:
- a CDS encoding 5-carboxymethyl-2-hydroxymuconate semialdehyde dehydrogenase (catalyzes the formation of betaine from betaine aldehyde) gives MSVAARHFIDGAYSSDSGNLTFENFNPVNGASLGFVPEGGAAEVDAAVGAARASLSGPWGAMA, from the coding sequence ATGAGCGTTGCCGCCCGGCATTTTATCGACGGCGCCTATTCCTCCGACAGCGGCAATCTCACTTTCGAAAATTTCAACCCGGTTAATGGCGCCTCGCTGGGTTTCGTTCCCGAAGGTGGAGCTGCCGAGGTGGATGCCGCCGTGGGCGCCGCACGGGCCTCCCTGTCTGGGCCGTGGGGTGCCATGGCG